One genomic window of Maribacter aquivivus includes the following:
- a CDS encoding 5-formyltetrahydrofolate cyclo-ligase, which produces MLKKDLRIKYLKLRSSLTPSQLSSQSIAIANSVLQLPIWSNSYFHIFLPIEQKAEINTEGIISILLGLDKNVIVPKIKSSTQLEHFLLTDNTKFTTNSLNIPEPVDGITIEPKKIDVVFIPLLAFDKTGNRIGYGKGYYDRFLSDCKEDIIKIGLSFFEAEDSIDDVDATDIPLDYCVTPNKTYSFKTP; this is translated from the coding sequence ATGTTGAAGAAAGATTTACGCATAAAATATTTAAAATTACGTAGTTCCCTTACACCCTCTCAATTATCTTCTCAAAGTATAGCAATTGCGAATTCAGTTTTGCAATTGCCAATATGGAGCAATTCATATTTTCATATTTTTTTACCGATAGAACAAAAAGCTGAGATAAATACAGAAGGTATTATCTCAATACTTCTTGGTTTAGATAAAAATGTCATTGTTCCGAAAATTAAATCTTCTACACAATTAGAACATTTTCTACTTACCGACAACACAAAATTTACTACCAATAGCCTAAATATACCCGAACCCGTTGACGGCATTACTATTGAACCAAAAAAAATAGATGTTGTTTTTATTCCCCTTTTAGCTTTTGACAAGACAGGAAATAGAATAGGATATGGAAAAGGATATTATGATCGATTTCTCAGTGATTGTAAAGAGGATATCATAAAAATTGGACTATCTTTCTTTGAAGCAGAAGACTCAATAGATGATGTTGACGCTACAGATATACCTCTCGATTATTGCGTAACACCTAATAAAACCTATTCTTTTAAAACGCCTTAA
- a CDS encoding lipoprotein signal peptidase — MNIKKSVLFILLILIIDQWSKIYIKTHFVLGESVEVFNWFKILFIENEGAAWGAKLSDVLPISDNIGKLVLTVFRLFAIFGIGYWLFDVIKKKASNTLIWAVSLIFAGALGNILDSVFYGAIFNESYNEVATLFSDEPYGKLFYGKVVDMLYFPMVDSTWPTWMPMVGGQNFRFFEPVFNIADTAISTGVGILLVFNKRAFNKEEETSAQEVESLQD, encoded by the coding sequence ATGAACATTAAAAAATCTGTACTGTTTATTCTATTGATATTAATTATTGATCAATGGAGTAAGATTTATATAAAGACCCATTTCGTTTTGGGAGAGTCTGTTGAGGTATTTAACTGGTTTAAAATACTTTTTATTGAAAATGAAGGTGCTGCTTGGGGTGCAAAATTAAGTGATGTATTACCTATTTCGGATAATATCGGAAAATTAGTTTTAACGGTATTTAGATTATTTGCCATTTTTGGTATAGGATATTGGCTTTTTGATGTCATTAAGAAAAAAGCCTCGAATACCTTAATTTGGGCGGTTTCATTAATTTTTGCCGGGGCGTTAGGTAATATTTTGGACTCCGTTTTTTATGGTGCTATTTTTAATGAAAGCTATAATGAAGTAGCAACCTTATTTTCTGATGAACCTTATGGTAAGTTATTTTATGGTAAGGTGGTAGATATGTTATACTTTCCAATGGTAGATTCTACTTGGCCAACGTGGATGCCTATGGTAGGCGGACAGAATTTTAGATTCTTTGAGCCAGTTTTTAATATTGCCGATACTGCAATTAGTACAGGTGTGGGCATATTACTGGTTTTTAATAAAAGAGCATTTAACAAAGAAGAAGAGACGTCAGCACAAGAAGTAGAAAGCCTACAAGATTAA
- a CDS encoding DUF4097 family beta strand repeat-containing protein codes for MYENILAEHISLIQVDATNCFAVEVQTSKSNEISIIAEMEGEYSQDLDLEVSTNGSTIIVETGFTPNFENPNDKLSAHKVVSILLKLRIPSYKNLEIYGTNTRVVLDGGYNELHVSLSDGTCILNNIEAEAKIKSQSGNIKVYSAAAAISATSKYGEVSANLIPKGNSTFTLETVTGNIDLIKTE; via the coding sequence ATGTATGAAAATATTTTAGCAGAACATATTAGTTTAATACAGGTTGATGCTACTAACTGTTTTGCTGTTGAGGTACAAACAAGTAAGAGTAATGAAATTAGTATCATAGCAGAAATGGAGGGTGAATATAGTCAAGACTTAGATTTAGAGGTTTCAACTAATGGTTCTACGATTATTGTTGAAACAGGCTTTACTCCAAATTTCGAAAATCCTAATGATAAACTAAGTGCTCATAAAGTAGTTTCAATTTTATTGAAACTAAGAATCCCTTCTTATAAAAATCTAGAAATCTATGGTACCAATACTAGGGTGGTTTTAGATGGGGGGTATAATGAACTGCATGTATCATTATCAGACGGTACATGCATATTAAATAATATAGAGGCAGAAGCTAAAATAAAATCTCAAAGTGGTAATATTAAGGTTTATTCTGCAGCAGCTGCTATAAGTGCTACAAGTAAGTACGGTGAGGTTTCTGCGAATCTCATACCAAAAGGAAATTCTACTTTTACATTAGAAACTGTTACAGGAAATATAGATCTCATTAAAACCGAATAA
- a CDS encoding TraR/DksA family transcriptional regulator translates to MAEDLKVRYSDKDLAEFKVLIEEKIEKAKSHLELLKSAYMNDGNNGTDDTSPTFKAFEEGSETMSKEANTQLAIRQEKFIRDLKNAMLRIENKTFGICRVTGKLINKERLKLVPHATLSIEAKNMQS, encoded by the coding sequence ATGGCAGAAGATTTAAAAGTAAGGTATTCTGACAAAGATTTGGCAGAATTCAAAGTATTGATTGAAGAGAAGATAGAAAAGGCAAAAAGCCATTTAGAGCTCTTGAAAAGTGCTTATATGAACGATGGTAATAATGGTACCGATGATACGTCGCCTACCTTCAAAGCATTTGAAGAAGGGTCAGAAACTATGAGTAAAGAGGCAAATACGCAATTGGCTATTAGGCAAGAAAAGTTTATTAGAGACCTTAAGAATGCGATGTTACGTATAGAAAATAAGACCTTTGGTATATGTCGTGTAACAGGTAAACTAATTAATAAAGAGCGGTTAAAACTTGTGCCACATGCTACATTAAGTATTGAAGCTAAAAATATGCAGTCATAA